In Kineococcus sp. NBC_00420, a single genomic region encodes these proteins:
- a CDS encoding alpha/beta hydrolase, whose translation MTIEDTVLGHPQAVPGPHGDVDLRVYRPAGTPDAALVWVHGGGFAAGDLDMPESDAVARALACAGVLVVAVGYRLAGPGTFYPVPSDDVLTAWRWGLEHALGAGVARDRVQLGGASAGGNLVAGAVLRLLAAGEPVPAAVFLAYPTLHAVPPLASPVADAAVQRLPEDERWPVPTVEAMYRGFVGGDPATAPAAAVPGTADLTGFPPAFVLTSEVDGLRGSADEFVRRLAAQGTSVLSVCEPGTEHGHLNRPGPEFDASLRRVVTWLRNAPELAG comes from the coding sequence GTGACGATCGAGGACACCGTGCTCGGACACCCGCAGGCGGTTCCCGGGCCGCACGGCGACGTCGACCTGCGCGTCTACCGACCGGCCGGCACCCCCGACGCGGCGCTCGTCTGGGTCCACGGCGGCGGGTTCGCCGCAGGGGACCTCGACATGCCGGAGTCCGACGCCGTGGCCCGTGCCCTGGCCTGCGCCGGGGTGCTCGTCGTCGCCGTCGGCTACCGGCTCGCGGGCCCCGGCACGTTCTACCCCGTCCCCTCCGACGACGTCCTCACCGCCTGGCGGTGGGGCCTGGAGCACGCCCTCGGGGCGGGGGTCGCCCGTGACCGCGTCCAGTTGGGCGGGGCCAGCGCGGGCGGGAACCTCGTCGCCGGCGCGGTGCTGCGCCTGCTCGCGGCCGGAGAACCCGTCCCGGCGGCCGTCTTCCTGGCCTACCCCACCCTGCACGCCGTCCCACCGCTCGCCTCCCCGGTCGCGGACGCCGCGGTGCAGCGACTCCCGGAGGACGAGCGCTGGCCGGTGCCCACCGTCGAGGCGATGTACCGCGGTTTCGTCGGTGGGGACCCCGCGACGGCGCCCGCCGCCGCCGTCCCCGGCACCGCCGACCTCACGGGTTTCCCGCCCGCCTTCGTCCTCACCAGCGAGGTCGACGGCCTGCGGGGTTCGGCCGACGAGTTCGTCCGGCGGCTCGCCGCGCAGGGGACGTCGGTGCTGTCGGTGTGCGAACCGGGGACGGAGCACGGGCACCTGAACCGGCCGGGTCCGGAGTTCGATGCCAGCCTCCGCCGGGTGGTGACCTGGCTCCGCAACGCCCCCGAGCTGGCGGGCTGA
- a CDS encoding ArsR/SmtB family transcription factor: MYCRVVIATHAQVLARFGHALSDPTRSRLLLALREAPGYPAELAELLGVSRQSLSNHLACLRGCGLVVSVPEGRRVRYEIADARMTHALGDLLGVVLAVNDEVCPEHAHEEVAS; this comes from the coding sequence ATGTACTGTCGAGTGGTGATCGCGACGCACGCGCAGGTCCTGGCCCGCTTCGGCCACGCCCTCTCCGACCCCACCCGGTCCCGGCTGCTGCTCGCGCTGCGCGAGGCGCCCGGGTACCCGGCGGAACTCGCGGAACTCCTCGGGGTCTCGCGCCAGTCGCTGTCCAACCACCTCGCCTGCCTGCGCGGGTGCGGCCTCGTCGTGTCCGTGCCGGAGGGACGTCGCGTGCGGTACGAGATCGCCGACGCCCGGATGACGCACGCGCTGGGCGACCTGCTCGGCGTGGTCCTCGCGGTCAACGACGAGGTCTGCCCCGAACACGCCCACGAGGAGGTCGCGTCGTGA